From Coffea arabica cultivar ET-39 chromosome 9c, Coffea Arabica ET-39 HiFi, whole genome shotgun sequence, one genomic window encodes:
- the LOC113707644 gene encoding light-induced protein, chloroplastic-like — MASITSFNQFSYTIKSKTFQHPQFGTKVSNSAVNFTDFGLKKPLQSSISIKESSKKRPGFVVLVAAGDDYGPEEEAAGVAVAEEPQPKEPREIDILKKRLVDSFYGTDRGLNASSETRAEVVELITQLEAKNPTPAPTEALTLLNGKWILAYTSFIGLFPLLSRGTLPLVKVEEISQTIDSEAFSVENVVQFAGPLATTSITTNAKFEVRSPKRVQIKFEEGVIGTPQLTDSIELPESVELLGQKIDLNPVKGLLTSVQDTASSVAKSISSRPPLKFSLSNRNAESWLLTTYLDDELRISRGDGGSIFVLIKEGCPLLKP; from the exons ATGGCTTCCATCACTTCTTTCAATCAATTCTCATACACAATAAAGTCTAAAACCTTTCAACATCCTCAATTCGGCACTAAAGTTTCAAATTCTGCCGTGAATTTCACCGATTTCGGACTGAAAAAGCCGCTCCAAAGCTCTATTTCAATCAAAGAATCGTCAAAGAAAAGGCCTGGGTTTGTAGTACTGGTGGCTGCAGGCGATGATTATGGCCCAGAGGAGGAAGCAGCCGGGGTTGCGGTGGCGGAGGAGCCGCAGCCAAAGGAGCCGAGGGAGATTGATATCTTGAAGAAACGGTTGGTGGACTCGTTTTATGGAACCGATAGAGGATTGAATGCCAGCAGCGAGACGAGGGCGGAGGTGGTGGAACTGATCACCCAGCTGGAGGCTAAAAACCCAACTCCGGCTCCAACTGAGGCGTTGACTCTGCTCAATGGCAAATGGATTCTTGC GTACACGTCTTTTATTGGATTGTTTCCTTTGTTGTCGAGAGGCACACTGCCCTTGGTGAAGGTGGAGGAGATATCACAGACCATTGACTCAGAGGCCTTCTCTGTTGAGAATGTCGTCCAGTTTGCTGGGCCATTGGCTACGACGTCCATTACTACAAATGCCAAATTTGAAGTCCGCAGTCCCAAGCGCGTGCAG ATAAAGTTTGAAGAAGGTGTCATTGGAACTCCCCAGTTGACAGACTCCATTGAGCTGCCAGAAAGTGTGGAGCTTCTGGGACAAAAGATCGATCTTAACCCCGTTAAGGGCTTGCTTACTTCTGTCCAGGACACAGCATCCTCAGTCGCAAAGTCCATTTCTAGCCGACCACCACTGAAATTCTCTCTTTCTAATAGGAATGCCGAGTCGTGGCTTCTCACCACATACCTGGATGATGAGCTTCGGATTTCAAGGGGAGATGGAGGCAGTATTTTTGTGCTTATCAAGGAAGGCTGCCCTCTTCTGAAACCTTAG